A single Streptomyces sannanensis DNA region contains:
- the fsxC gene encoding FxsC protein, whose translation MHASARPRAADHRPYFFLSYAHTPRYGAGGPDPDMWVERLFRDLCGHVMAMTDLPAGAPAGFMDREIRSGEGWSERLGEVLATCRVFVPLFSPRYFASEMCGKEWYAFAQRAIQHQARSNRPAEAIVPALWVPVPPEQLPGPAERLQFNHRAFGDRYVTDGLYGLIKLRIFAEEYERAVYELAKRIVSVADSTGIRPGRPVDYRLAPSAFGAPSANPRPMQVTVAAPTRHDLPEGRDPAYYGDSPLDWNPYHPVSQRPLAYVTEDLVRSLNYQATVSSFDEEVLHFDGKQPPSRPEVLLIDRWALADDDRRARLQAFDAENRPWVSVVVPWNRDDHESRAREPELTARLEDTMPSKMRQGRAACRAAAKGVPSMEAFGRILPQVVEAAAQQYLRHAAVYPPSGGGHTERPRLVGPMGTDYATTHFIPDTLDFAPDAEDTDDSQS comes from the coding sequence GTGCACGCATCAGCAAGGCCGCGAGCGGCGGACCACCGGCCGTACTTCTTTCTGAGCTATGCGCATACACCGAGGTACGGCGCCGGTGGTCCGGATCCCGATATGTGGGTCGAGCGGCTGTTCCGTGATCTGTGCGGTCATGTGATGGCCATGACCGATCTTCCGGCCGGAGCACCCGCCGGCTTCATGGACCGGGAGATACGTTCGGGAGAGGGCTGGTCGGAACGGCTCGGCGAGGTGCTCGCCACCTGCCGGGTCTTCGTCCCGCTCTTCTCCCCGCGTTACTTCGCCAGCGAAATGTGCGGCAAGGAGTGGTACGCCTTCGCCCAGCGGGCCATCCAGCACCAGGCACGCAGCAACCGCCCGGCGGAAGCGATCGTGCCGGCCCTCTGGGTACCCGTACCGCCCGAACAACTACCCGGTCCCGCCGAACGGTTGCAGTTCAACCACCGGGCATTCGGGGACCGCTATGTGACCGATGGGCTCTACGGGCTGATCAAACTCCGGATATTCGCCGAGGAGTACGAACGTGCCGTCTATGAACTCGCCAAACGCATCGTGAGCGTGGCCGACTCAACCGGTATCCGGCCCGGCCGCCCGGTCGACTACCGCCTCGCCCCCAGCGCCTTCGGCGCCCCCAGCGCCAACCCCCGTCCCATGCAGGTGACCGTCGCCGCCCCCACCCGGCACGACCTCCCCGAAGGGCGCGACCCCGCCTACTACGGGGACAGCCCGCTGGACTGGAACCCCTACCACCCGGTCTCCCAGCGGCCGCTCGCCTATGTGACCGAGGACCTGGTGCGCTCCCTCAACTACCAGGCCACTGTGTCCTCCTTCGACGAGGAGGTGCTGCATTTCGACGGCAAGCAGCCCCCCTCGCGCCCGGAGGTCCTGCTGATCGACCGCTGGGCCCTGGCCGACGACGACCGCCGCGCCCGGCTCCAGGCCTTCGACGCCGAAAACCGGCCCTGGGTGAGCGTCGTCGTCCCGTGGAACCGCGACGACCACGAGAGCCGTGCCAGGGAACCGGAACTGACCGCCCGGCTCGAGGACACCATGCCGTCCAAGATGCGTCAGGGCCGCGCCGCCTGCCGGGCCGCCGCCAAGGGCGTGCCGAGCATGGAGGCCTTCGGCCGGATCCTGCCGCAGGTGGTGGAGGCCGCGGCCCAGCAGTACCTGAGACACGCCGCGGTCTACCCGCCCTCAGGAGGCGGACACACCGAGCGGCCGCGGCTCGTCGGACCCATGGGCACCGACTACGCCACCACGCATTTCATCCCCGACACGCTCGACTTTGCGCCCGATGCGGAGGACACGGATGACAGCCAGTCGTGA
- a CDS encoding AAC(3) family N-acetyltransferase — translation MAQLRRLGVRAGGTLLVHASLRGTGLRDTALRDALLEALGPAGTLVVPAFTPENSDTSPAYLERVRGMTEEQAAAFRAAMPAFDPGVTPCPGMGRLAECVRRTPGAARSAHPQTSFAALGGRAAELTAGHPRDCHLGEESPLGALFRSGAQVLMINTGFAVCTAFHLAEYRIPSTGRRQYRCVVRENGKPFWYAYMDAELDDGDFEAIGADFSPVLLTEGQLGGTRAKLFSIKDAVDHAVVWMTEKRR, via the coding sequence GTGGCGCAGTTGCGGCGCCTCGGGGTACGGGCGGGGGGCACTCTGCTCGTACACGCCTCGTTGCGCGGGACCGGGCTGCGGGACACGGCGCTGCGGGACGCGCTGCTCGAAGCACTGGGGCCGGCCGGCACGCTGGTCGTGCCGGCCTTCACCCCGGAGAACTCCGACACCTCCCCGGCCTATCTGGAGCGCGTCCGGGGGATGACCGAGGAACAGGCCGCCGCCTTCCGGGCGGCGATGCCGGCCTTCGATCCCGGTGTCACCCCGTGTCCGGGGATGGGCCGACTGGCCGAGTGCGTCCGGAGGACCCCGGGCGCGGCGCGCAGCGCCCATCCGCAGACCTCCTTCGCGGCCCTTGGCGGACGGGCCGCGGAGCTGACCGCGGGACATCCGAGGGACTGTCATCTGGGTGAGGAATCGCCGCTCGGCGCGCTGTTCCGGTCCGGGGCGCAGGTGCTGATGATCAATACCGGATTCGCGGTGTGCACCGCGTTCCATCTCGCGGAATACCGGATTCCTTCCACCGGGAGGCGTCAGTATCGTTGCGTGGTCCGGGAGAACGGAAAGCCGTTCTGGTATGCCTACATGGATGCCGAGCTGGACGACGGCGATTTCGAGGCGATCGGCGCCGACTTCTCTCCCGTGCTGCTGACGGAGGGACAACTGGGAGGGACCAGGGCGAAGTTGTTTTCGATCAAGGATGCGGTGGACCATGCCGTTGTCTGGATGACTGAAAAAAGGCGTTGA
- the fxsBH gene encoding radical SAM/SPASM protein FxsBH, inactivated beta-hydroxylase extension form, giving the protein MTGPLVPFREIVLKVHSRCDLACDHCYIYEHADQSWRTRPRAISDEAISWTALRLAEHAKTHALPSVSVILHGGEPLLAGIPRLRRVCEELTTALAGVAGLDLRIHTNGVQLSSRHLDLFDEYDVKVGISLDGDKAANDRHRRFADGRTSHPLVLGAVELLSQERFRHLYLGLLCTIDVANDPAAVLDALTALDPPRIDFLLPHATWEAPPARPDGSPTAYADWILAVFDRWERQGRPVPVRLFASVLSTLGGGPSLTESLGLAPTDLVVVETDGTLEQVDSLKSAYDGAASTGFDVFRHSFDEVAAHPGVRARQLGLAGVSEQCRRCPVVRSCGGGLYTHRYAPESGFDNPSVYCADLKALILGIEARTAARTASPAVRDPAEQAAGQDELTRTLLARLHADLDGRGGEAWDEAWELAGTIEQRSDGLGSLDEVLAHPYARSWLLDTLDALREERPGAAGAAGFLSAYTAAAAVRGGLDLTVRAGWRDGTLSLPTLGSLVLGGPGEHGSAEVRPAEDGFVVRVDGVERRIVCPGEPAPGWWPVRRLGVTGLVLDDVDPYRDCFPTPAHPRLEPAEAAAWSRLLAEAWALLRAAVPGHANRAVAALTTFTPLASGEPSAGRHGYGALGVPVLAGGRMLAPALLRGFRRAELRALCEVADLYALDGDWLHPAPWQGEPVPVSGLLVGAYERVALAAYWRADEATAELAVRALAESRRALEALEQAAELTVSGKSLLAVLWGEWEGAAAGERG; this is encoded by the coding sequence ATGACAGGACCCCTGGTCCCATTCCGCGAGATCGTTCTCAAGGTCCACAGCAGATGCGATCTTGCTTGTGACCACTGCTATATCTATGAACACGCAGATCAGAGCTGGCGAACCCGCCCCAGGGCAATCTCCGACGAGGCCATTTCCTGGACAGCTCTGCGACTGGCTGAGCATGCGAAGACACATGCACTGCCCTCCGTGTCAGTGATCCTGCACGGAGGGGAGCCCCTGCTGGCGGGCATCCCCCGGCTGAGACGCGTCTGCGAGGAGCTGACCACGGCCCTCGCCGGAGTCGCCGGCCTCGACCTGCGCATCCATACCAACGGTGTGCAGCTGAGCAGCCGCCATCTCGACCTCTTCGACGAGTACGACGTCAAGGTCGGAATCTCCCTCGACGGCGACAAAGCGGCCAATGACCGCCATCGCCGCTTCGCCGACGGCCGCACCAGCCACCCCCTGGTCCTCGGAGCCGTCGAACTGCTCAGCCAGGAGCGCTTCCGCCACCTGTATCTCGGCCTTCTGTGCACCATCGACGTGGCGAACGACCCGGCCGCCGTACTGGACGCGCTGACCGCCCTGGACCCGCCGCGCATCGACTTCCTGCTGCCCCACGCCACCTGGGAGGCCCCTCCGGCCCGCCCGGACGGTTCGCCGACCGCCTACGCCGACTGGATCCTGGCCGTCTTCGACCGCTGGGAGCGGCAGGGCCGCCCGGTCCCGGTTCGTCTCTTCGCGTCGGTGCTCTCCACCCTCGGCGGCGGTCCCAGCCTGACCGAGTCCCTGGGCCTCGCCCCCACCGATCTGGTCGTCGTCGAGACCGACGGCACCCTCGAGCAGGTCGACTCGCTCAAGAGCGCCTACGACGGCGCGGCCTCCACCGGCTTCGACGTGTTCCGTCACTCCTTCGACGAGGTCGCCGCCCATCCCGGGGTACGGGCCAGGCAACTGGGGCTGGCCGGCGTCAGCGAGCAGTGCCGCCGGTGTCCGGTCGTCCGTTCGTGCGGAGGGGGTCTCTACACGCACCGGTACGCTCCGGAATCCGGCTTCGACAACCCCTCCGTCTACTGCGCCGACCTGAAGGCCCTCATCCTCGGCATCGAGGCCCGTACAGCGGCGCGTACGGCCTCCCCCGCGGTGCGGGACCCCGCCGAGCAGGCCGCCGGGCAGGACGAGCTGACCCGTACTCTGCTCGCCCGGCTGCACGCCGATCTCGACGGGCGCGGCGGCGAGGCCTGGGACGAGGCGTGGGAGCTGGCGGGCACCATCGAGCAGCGCTCCGACGGCCTCGGCAGCCTTGACGAAGTACTGGCCCATCCCTACGCCCGCAGCTGGCTGCTGGACACCCTCGACGCCCTGCGCGAGGAGCGGCCCGGCGCGGCCGGGGCCGCGGGATTCCTCTCGGCGTACACCGCGGCGGCGGCCGTGCGTGGCGGGCTGGACCTGACCGTCCGGGCCGGTTGGAGGGACGGCACGCTCAGTCTGCCCACGCTGGGCTCGCTGGTGCTGGGCGGGCCGGGGGAGCACGGCAGTGCCGAGGTCCGCCCCGCCGAGGACGGTTTCGTGGTCCGCGTGGACGGTGTCGAGCGGCGGATCGTATGCCCCGGAGAACCGGCCCCCGGCTGGTGGCCCGTCCGCAGGCTCGGCGTCACCGGCCTGGTGCTGGACGACGTCGACCCGTACCGGGACTGCTTCCCCACCCCCGCGCACCCCCGGCTCGAGCCGGCCGAGGCCGCCGCCTGGAGCCGTCTGCTCGCCGAGGCATGGGCCTTGCTGCGGGCGGCCGTGCCCGGCCATGCGAACCGGGCCGTCGCCGCGCTGACCACATTCACCCCGCTGGCCTCCGGGGAGCCTTCGGCGGGTCGGCACGGCTACGGCGCACTGGGCGTCCCCGTCCTCGCCGGCGGGCGGATGCTCGCCCCAGCGTTGCTGCGCGGTTTTCGGCGTGCCGAGCTGCGGGCCCTGTGCGAGGTGGCCGATCTGTACGCTCTGGACGGCGACTGGCTCCATCCGGCGCCGTGGCAGGGGGAGCCGGTGCCGGTGTCGGGGTTGCTGGTCGGGGCGTACGAACGCGTCGCGCTGGCCGCGTACTGGCGGGCGGACGAGGCCACCGCGGAACTGGCCGTACGAGCTCTGGCGGAGAGCCGCCGGGCGCTGGAAGCTCTGGAACAGGCGGCCGAACTGACCGTGAGCGGGAAGAGCCTGCTGGCTGTGCTGTGGGGCGAATGGGAGGGGGCGGCGGCGGGTGAGCGGGGCTGA
- the fxsA gene encoding FxSxx-COOH cyclophane-containing RiPP peptide: protein MKTSESSVSFAAAKKNRVPLAEIDVRGADAAKKLGRVLPASIGRSVQASTFNSAL from the coding sequence GTGAAGACCTCAGAATCCTCTGTCTCCTTCGCCGCTGCGAAGAAGAACCGCGTACCCCTCGCCGAGATCGATGTGCGCGGTGCCGACGCCGCCAAGAAGCTCGGCCGGGTCCTTCCCGCGTCAATCGGCCGCTCTGTACAGGCGTCCACTTTCAACTCGGCGCTCTAG
- a CDS encoding DUF4231 domain-containing protein, with the protein MVFRNADLPKLFHHTDSVAIARQREAVNTIRSQLFLLVVGAALAALPWRLKLGGTFQLVSALSALAYAGVLLMTYRATRRRAKSHWQLNRSAADFIKSMCWRYAVHGTPFDSDSPDHERLFIAQVEEGLRELRKVGWQDPRDGSAGLPEAGDPDLITAAMRELRAKSFGVRRETYVRDRLIEQRNWYRRRQDRTRRAAALWSAAIVVLTALALLFGTLRAFSVAEPADLAGLLSASAAACIAWSESRRHQPLIAALSLVEQDLMAMHTAMENTVGERQWASAVYETERIVSPQHTEWVARHRS; encoded by the coding sequence ATGGTCTTCCGGAACGCTGATCTGCCGAAGCTGTTCCACCACACGGATTCCGTTGCCATAGCCCGGCAGCGGGAGGCGGTGAACACCATCCGCTCGCAGCTGTTTCTGCTGGTCGTGGGCGCTGCCCTGGCCGCGCTGCCCTGGCGGCTGAAGCTCGGCGGCACGTTCCAACTGGTCAGTGCGCTCAGCGCGCTCGCGTACGCCGGCGTGCTACTGATGACGTACCGCGCCACCAGACGCCGAGCAAAGTCGCACTGGCAACTCAACAGGTCCGCGGCGGACTTCATCAAGTCCATGTGCTGGCGCTACGCCGTGCACGGGACACCCTTCGACTCCGATTCCCCCGACCATGAACGGCTGTTCATCGCTCAGGTGGAGGAGGGGCTCCGGGAACTGAGAAAGGTCGGCTGGCAGGATCCGCGGGACGGCTCGGCCGGCCTGCCGGAAGCCGGCGATCCCGACCTGATCACCGCTGCCATGCGGGAGTTACGGGCCAAGTCGTTCGGCGTCCGCAGGGAGACCTATGTACGGGACCGGCTGATCGAGCAGCGCAACTGGTACCGGCGGCGCCAGGACCGGACCCGGCGCGCCGCGGCACTGTGGTCGGCGGCCATCGTCGTACTCACCGCGCTCGCGCTGCTCTTCGGTACGCTGCGCGCCTTCTCGGTGGCGGAACCGGCCGACCTGGCGGGGCTGCTGTCGGCGTCGGCCGCCGCCTGTATCGCCTGGAGCGAGTCGCGGCGCCATCAGCCGCTGATCGCGGCGCTCTCCCTGGTGGAGCAGGATCTGATGGCCATGCATACGGCGATGGAGAACACCGTCGGCGAGCGGCAGTGGGCCTCGGCGGTGTACGAGACGGAGCGGATCGTCTCGCCGCAGCACACCGAGTGGGTTGCCAGACACCGGAGTTGA
- a CDS encoding S1 family peptidase, whose translation MRIKRTTFRSGPARRTRLLAVTSGLLAAIGLAMPQASADPAATTYSATALAAAGDAVLAADVAGTAWHVDQAANALVVTADSTVSTAEIATIKQAAGRNAGAIKVERTPGKITRYIAGGDAIYADSWRCSLGFNVRSGSTYYFLTAGHCTDGAGNWYTSSAHTTLIGPTAGSSFPVNDYGLVRYSNTSLAHPGTVGSQDITSAANPSVNQSACRRGSTTGIHCGTVTGLNYTVNYGGGDIVYGMIRTNICAEPGDSGGALYSGTTALGLTSGGSGNCTTGGTTYFQPVVEALNAYGVSVY comes from the coding sequence GTGAGGATCAAGCGCACCACGTTCCGAAGCGGCCCTGCGAGACGAACCCGGCTGCTCGCAGTCACCTCCGGCCTCCTGGCCGCGATCGGGCTCGCGATGCCCCAGGCCAGCGCCGACCCCGCAGCGACCACATACAGTGCCACCGCCCTCGCCGCCGCGGGTGACGCCGTTCTCGCCGCGGACGTGGCAGGAACCGCCTGGCATGTCGACCAGGCGGCCAATGCACTGGTGGTCACCGCGGACAGCACCGTCTCCACGGCGGAGATCGCCACGATCAAGCAGGCCGCCGGGCGCAACGCCGGGGCCATCAAGGTGGAGCGCACCCCCGGAAAGATCACCAGGTACATCGCCGGCGGCGACGCCATCTACGCGGACAGCTGGCGCTGTTCGCTCGGGTTCAATGTGCGCAGCGGGAGCACCTACTACTTCCTGACCGCCGGTCACTGCACCGACGGCGCGGGCAACTGGTACACCAGCTCCGCGCACACCACGCTCATCGGCCCCACGGCGGGCTCCAGCTTCCCCGTCAACGACTACGGTCTGGTGCGCTACAGCAACACTTCCCTCGCGCACCCGGGCACCGTGGGAAGCCAGGACATCACCAGTGCCGCGAACCCCTCGGTCAACCAGTCGGCCTGCCGGCGCGGCTCCACCACCGGCATTCACTGCGGCACCGTCACCGGCCTCAACTACACCGTCAACTACGGTGGCGGCGACATCGTCTACGGCATGATCCGTACGAACATCTGTGCCGAGCCCGGTGACTCCGGCGGCGCGCTCTACTCCGGCACCACGGCCCTGGGCCTCACCTCCGGCGGCAGCGGCAACTGCACCACCGGTGGTACCACCTACTTCCAGCCCGTGGTCGAGGCCCTCAACGCCTATGGCGTCAGCGTGTACTGA